From one Nothobranchius furzeri strain GRZ-AD chromosome 2, NfurGRZ-RIMD1, whole genome shotgun sequence genomic stretch:
- the LOC107374291 gene encoding transposable element Tc3 transposase isoform X2, producing the protein MRVSLDGPDGWACGWIGKGQRATVRLRHQQGGGGVLVWAGIIKDELVGPFRVEDGVKLNSQSYCQFLEDSFSKQWYRKKSASFKKNMIFMQDNAPSHVSKYSTAWLARKGIKEEKLMAWPPCSPDLNPIENL; encoded by the coding sequence atgagagtgagtcttgatgggccagatggatgggcctgtggctggattggtaaaggccaGAGAGCTACAGTCCGACTCAGacaccagcaaggtggaggtggagtactggtttgggctggtatcatcaaagatgagcttgtggggccttttcgggttgaggatggagtcaagctcaactcccagtcctactgccagtttctggaagactccttctccaagcagtggtacaggaagaagtctgcatccttcaagaaaaacatgattttcatgcaggacaatgctccatcacacgtgtccaagtactccacagcgtggctggcaagaaagggtataaaagaagaaaaactaatggcatggcctccttgttcacctgatctgaaccccattgagaacctgtga